The following proteins are co-located in the Microcystis wesenbergii NRERC-220 genome:
- a CDS encoding MGH1-like glycoside hydrolase domain-containing protein, with product MKALYKYPYKFPYDDLIEENQKRRNAKYRGEEHPEYELIDTNCFDEGYFDVVIEYAKKTPEDILIKITVRNRGSEAHQLHILPTLWFRNTWSWLGDAEREKQKPSLQRVLEKTGNNMVIKAHHGELGDYYLYCQGDTPLLFTENETNNERIFHTPNASKYVKDGINNYVVNQELDKVNPEQKGTKAAAHYNLTIEADADKPQVIWLRLTDIAPDQLPDANPFGSDFEKVFDKRKEETDAFYQAITPSDFPISDEERQVQRQAFAGMLWNKQFYYYIVQDWLKGDWSYQDRKWHKIYPSDSLPDKAQSDTRKFNSKWTHLHNEDIISMPDKWEYPQYAVWDSAFHAVTFALIDPDFAKEQLCLFLEEGYIHPNGQLPSFEWNFSEGNPPVHAWGAWQVYQIEQDMYGFSDKDFLRKIFHKLNSNFNWWLEVQKIPEKNLFSGGFLGLDNISLINRSHFKTDDVKIEQADGTSWMAMFSLNMLRIAIELGSQDPSSEEIEAATKFLKEFLNIANAINDITEKNRTHLWDQKDEFYYDILSIVQENLTLEFPLKCRSLVGLIPLCAIDIFESKSQECQNQIIDAFQSKFSNPNSLSQLFLPGTDFDYLRGKYESFYIADKHNHNNNLEMYLSIVDFDKLQLIVKKLLDKQEFLSDYGIRSLSKVHDPNSEFGSPYSIPCFMKDMYGSVLPSRILYEPGEAGNSPVHTGNSNWRGPIWFPVNFLIIDSLYKFHNYIHDCLGDEFKVEFPTGERGRNTLEQVAVEISKRLIRIFLPDWSGKRPVYGDNPKLRELFKTPDGQDLILFYEYFHGDTGQGLGASHQTGWTGLVANLIYQVGEYNYLNSAPS from the coding sequence ATGAAGGCATTGTATAAGTATCCTTATAAATTTCCTTATGATGATCTCATTGAAGAGAATCAAAAACGAAGAAATGCTAAGTATAGAGGAGAAGAACACCCTGAATATGAGCTAATTGATACTAATTGTTTCGACGAGGGATACTTTGATGTTGTTATTGAATATGCCAAGAAGACTCCTGAAGATATTTTAATTAAAATTACTGTTCGGAATCGAGGCTCTGAAGCTCATCAACTACATATTTTACCTACTCTCTGGTTTCGTAACACTTGGTCTTGGTTAGGAGATGCAGAAAGGGAAAAACAAAAACCAAGTTTGCAGAGAGTTTTGGAAAAAACTGGCAATAATATGGTGATCAAAGCTCATCATGGCGAGTTAGGTGATTATTATCTCTATTGTCAAGGAGATACTCCTCTGTTATTTACTGAAAATGAAACTAACAACGAACGCATTTTCCATACTCCTAATGCGAGTAAATATGTTAAGGACGGAATCAACAATTATGTCGTTAATCAAGAGCTAGATAAAGTCAACCCTGAACAGAAAGGGACAAAAGCGGCCGCTCACTATAATCTGACTATTGAAGCTGATGCTGATAAACCTCAAGTGATATGGTTGCGCTTGACAGATATTGCGCCAGATCAACTACCTGATGCTAATCCTTTTGGAAGTGATTTTGAGAAGGTTTTTGACAAGCGCAAAGAAGAAACTGACGCATTTTATCAAGCTATTACTCCTTCAGATTTTCCAATTTCAGATGAGGAACGACAAGTTCAACGACAGGCATTTGCAGGAATGCTATGGAACAAGCAATTTTATTACTATATAGTTCAAGATTGGCTCAAAGGAGATTGGTCATATCAAGACAGAAAGTGGCATAAAATATACCCCTCAGATAGCCTACCAGATAAAGCACAATCCGACACTAGAAAATTTAACTCCAAATGGACTCATCTACATAATGAAGACATAATTTCTATGCCAGATAAATGGGAATATCCCCAGTATGCTGTCTGGGATTCAGCTTTTCATGCTGTTACTTTTGCTTTAATAGACCCAGATTTTGCTAAAGAACAATTATGCCTATTTTTGGAAGAAGGGTATATCCATCCTAATGGACAGTTACCATCTTTTGAATGGAACTTTAGTGAAGGTAATCCACCTGTTCACGCTTGGGGAGCTTGGCAAGTTTATCAAATTGAGCAAGATATGTATGGTTTTTCGGACAAAGATTTCCTAAGAAAAATATTTCACAAGCTGAATAGTAACTTTAATTGGTGGTTAGAAGTTCAAAAAATACCCGAAAAGAATCTTTTTAGTGGAGGCTTTTTAGGACTAGATAATATCAGTCTCATAAATCGCAGTCACTTTAAAACTGATGATGTAAAAATTGAACAAGCAGATGGAACAAGCTGGATGGCTATGTTCTCCTTAAATATGCTGAGAATTGCCATAGAGTTAGGAAGTCAAGACCCATCTAGCGAAGAGATAGAAGCTGCAACCAAGTTCCTCAAAGAATTCCTGAATATCGCCAATGCTATCAATGATATTACTGAAAAAAATAGAACGCATTTGTGGGATCAGAAGGATGAATTCTATTACGATATTCTCAGTATTGTTCAGGAAAATTTGACCCTAGAGTTTCCCTTGAAGTGTCGTTCATTAGTCGGTTTAATTCCCCTATGTGCGATTGATATTTTTGAATCCAAAAGTCAGGAATGTCAAAACCAGATAATCGATGCTTTTCAATCTAAGTTCTCTAACCCTAATTCATTGTCCCAATTGTTCTTGCCAGGAACCGACTTTGATTACTTGAGAGGAAAATATGAAAGTTTCTACATCGCAGACAAGCACAATCATAATAATAACCTAGAAATGTATTTGTCAATTGTTGACTTTGATAAGTTGCAATTAATCGTCAAAAAGCTACTGGATAAACAGGAGTTTTTGAGCGACTATGGTATTCGCAGTCTTTCAAAAGTTCACGATCCTAATTCTGAGTTTGGTTCGCCTTACTCGATTCCTTGCTTCATGAAAGATATGTATGGCAGTGTTTTACCTTCCAGAATTCTCTACGAACCGGGAGAAGCAGGTAACTCTCCTGTACATACAGGTAATTCTAATTGGCGCGGTCCAATATGGTTTCCTGTGAATTTTCTAATCATTGATTCGCTTTATAAGTTTCATAATTACATTCATGACTGTCTAGGAGATGAGTTTAAAGTGGAGTTTCCCACTGGAGAACGCGGAAGAAATACTCTTGAACAAGTAGCGGTAGAAATATCCAAACGCTTAATCCGTATTTTCCTGCCTGATTGGTCAGGGAAACGACCAGTTTACGGAGATAACCCAAAACTTCGTGAGCTTTTCAAAACCCCTGATGGTCAGGATTTAATACTGTTCTACGAATATTTTCACGGAGATACAGGTCAAGGACTGGGAGCAAGCCATCAAACAGGTTGGACAGGACTCGTAGCTAATTTGATCTATCAGGTCGGAGAATATAACTATCTCAATAGCGCACCTTCTTAA
- a CDS encoding IS4 family transposase codes for MMTNFSKLIKELLKPLPKNDYPALDTFTFLSCWIGFALDKSIVSMRDLCSRMVLQGINVNLSTFSKASKIRETSPFEKVIVELNKRLVAKKGIENARALFPIDSTIISLTSKLLWSQGWHQVKLFSGLNSITTEVVGILIHFGQGHDSKEGGKTIEAIPVNGVGAMDRGFASNQRITELLESSDKHFVLRVKNNISLEMLENGKCKLGKDKRQIEVRVVAFCDLESQTEFRLATDLPLEGEGAVSNEEVAEIYIQRWQIELLWKFLKMHLKLDNLITKNENGIRLQIYSCIIAYLILQLIDIEEGFGKSLLDKLRYLQSFMCQHISYVHWFRRIVYSI; via the coding sequence CTGATGACGAATTTTTCAAAACTCATAAAAGAGCTTCTCAAACCACTGCCTAAAAATGACTACCCCGCTTTAGATACTTTTACATTTTTGTCCTGTTGGATTGGTTTTGCTTTAGATAAAAGCATCGTCAGTATGAGGGACTTATGCAGTAGAATGGTACTTCAAGGAATTAATGTAAATTTATCCACATTTTCTAAGGCAAGCAAAATTAGAGAAACAAGTCCATTTGAGAAAGTCATTGTCGAATTAAATAAGCGTTTAGTTGCCAAAAAAGGAATAGAGAATGCGCGAGCTTTATTTCCTATTGACTCAACAATAATTAGCTTAACCAGTAAATTACTATGGTCCCAGGGATGGCATCAAGTAAAACTATTCTCTGGTCTTAATAGTATCACAACAGAGGTGGTCGGAATACTCATCCATTTTGGTCAAGGTCATGACTCAAAAGAAGGAGGAAAAACGATAGAAGCAATTCCTGTAAATGGAGTTGGAGCAATGGATAGAGGATTTGCGTCTAATCAAAGAATCACCGAATTATTAGAGAGTAGTGACAAGCATTTTGTCTTGAGAGTGAAAAATAATATTAGCCTAGAGATGCTCGAAAATGGCAAGTGTAAACTCGGAAAAGATAAAAGACAAATAGAAGTAAGAGTAGTCGCTTTTTGCGACCTAGAAAGTCAAACAGAATTTCGGCTGGCGACAGATTTACCTCTAGAAGGAGAAGGAGCAGTTAGTAATGAAGAAGTTGCCGAAATTTACATCCAAAGATGGCAAATAGAACTGCTGTGGAAATTTTTAAAAATGCATCTAAAGTTGGATAATCTAATCACTAAAAACGAGAACGGAATCCGCCTACAGATCTATAGTTGCATTATCGCTTATCTGATTCTACAGCTAATAGATATTGAAGAAGGATTTGGGAAAAGCTTATTAGACAAACTGCGCTATTTACAGAGTTTCATGTGTCAACATATTAGCTATGTACACTGGTTCCGGAGGATTGTCTATTCAATTTAA
- a CDS encoding NAD-dependent epimerase/dehydratase family protein translates to MQGTPIPQLLGDQWSGKKVLVTGASGFKGSWLCKALLELGTQVYATIPIHNVRHPHSAYQLFDLMFKSD, encoded by the coding sequence ATGCAAGGAACGCCTATCCCCCAACTATTAGGAGACCAGTGGTCTGGGAAAAAGGTTCTGGTGACTGGAGCTTCGGGATTTAAAGGCAGTTGGTTATGTAAAGCACTTTTGGAGCTTGGCACTCAGGTTTATGCTACTATTCCCATTCACAACGTCAGACACCCCCACTCAGCTTACCAACTTTTCGATCTGATGTTTAAAAGCGATTGA
- the purM gene encoding phosphoribosylformylglycinamidine cyclo-ligase → MDYKEAGVDVEAGRAFVEKIRQNVESTFRPEVIGGLGGFGGYFQLPSGYRQPVLVSGTDGVGTKLKIAHSLNCHDTVGIDLVAMCVNDVLTSGAEPLFFLDYLATGKLEASQLAAVVSGIARACRDSGCTLLGGETAEMPGFYSAGEYDLAGFCVGIVEKSQLLDGSKVQIGDVAIGLASSGVHSNGFSLVRKIIDTQGLNWQDCPEILAGSSLGEVLLTPTRLYVKPVLELLRSGLDIHAMAHITGGGIPENLPRCLGKGHSVQIYRKSWPILPIFHWLAQMGSVNAEAMFNTFNMGIGFVIIVPSDLARSTINQLQSSGINAYQIGEVIAGKGEIVGLD, encoded by the coding sequence ATGGATTATAAAGAAGCGGGCGTGGATGTGGAAGCGGGACGCGCTTTTGTCGAGAAAATTCGCCAAAATGTGGAAAGTACCTTCCGTCCTGAAGTTATCGGCGGTTTAGGCGGTTTTGGCGGCTATTTTCAGTTACCTTCCGGTTATCGGCAACCGGTGTTAGTATCGGGAACTGATGGCGTAGGAACCAAGCTGAAAATTGCCCATAGTCTCAATTGCCATGATACGGTGGGAATTGACCTCGTGGCCATGTGCGTCAACGATGTCTTAACCTCCGGGGCTGAACCTTTATTTTTCTTGGATTATCTGGCCACCGGTAAACTGGAAGCGTCACAGTTAGCAGCGGTGGTATCGGGAATCGCTAGGGCCTGTCGTGATAGTGGTTGTACTCTTTTGGGAGGGGAAACGGCGGAGATGCCAGGGTTTTATTCGGCAGGAGAGTACGATTTAGCGGGTTTTTGCGTCGGTATTGTCGAAAAAAGTCAATTACTCGACGGCAGTAAGGTGCAAATCGGCGATGTGGCTATCGGTTTAGCCAGTAGTGGGGTTCACAGTAACGGTTTTAGTCTTGTTCGTAAGATTATCGACACCCAGGGCTTAAATTGGCAAGATTGCCCCGAAATTTTGGCCGGCTCTAGCTTAGGTGAAGTTTTGTTAACTCCCACTAGACTTTATGTCAAACCTGTGCTAGAACTGCTGCGCTCTGGGTTAGATATTCACGCCATGGCCCACATTACTGGGGGTGGCATCCCGGAAAATTTGCCCCGCTGCTTAGGTAAAGGGCATTCCGTGCAGATTTACCGCAAAAGTTGGCCAATTTTGCCGATTTTTCACTGGTTAGCCCAGATGGGTTCGGTTAATGCCGAAGCCATGTTTAATACTTTTAATATGGGTATCGGTTTTGTGATCATTGTCCCATCAGATCTGGCTCGATCGACTATTAATCAACTACAATCCTCTGGGATTAATGCCTACCAAATCGGCGAAGTGATTGCCGGTAAGGGGGAGATTGTTGGGCTTGATTAA
- the radC gene encoding RadC family protein has product MTYSLRIADIPVSERPRERLISVGAKNLSNAELLAILLATGQGKGKLSAVGLGQHILNELSKYRRDPLDVLRDIQPQELTAIHGIGPAKATTILAAIELGKRAFQRRPTEKMVIDSPDTAAAILGHELMYQSQERFAVILLDVKNQLIALKVITIGTATETLVHPREIFREVVKQSATKLIIAHNHPTGSLVPSQDDILLTEQLLQGATYLAIPLLDHLILGNGNFQSLRQITDLWEKYPQED; this is encoded by the coding sequence ATGACCTACAGCTTAAGAATTGCCGATATTCCTGTCAGTGAAAGACCAAGGGAACGTTTAATCAGTGTCGGGGCGAAAAACCTCAGTAACGCCGAATTATTAGCGATTTTACTGGCTACAGGTCAAGGTAAAGGCAAACTCTCGGCAGTGGGTTTAGGACAGCATATTCTCAACGAATTGAGTAAATATCGCCGGGATCCCTTGGACGTTTTGAGGGATATTCAGCCCCAAGAATTAACCGCTATTCATGGCATTGGACCGGCTAAGGCCACTACTATTCTAGCGGCGATCGAATTGGGAAAACGAGCTTTTCAACGACGACCGACGGAAAAAATGGTCATCGATAGTCCCGATACCGCTGCCGCTATCCTTGGCCACGAACTAATGTATCAGTCTCAGGAACGTTTCGCAGTTATTTTACTCGATGTCAAAAATCAGTTAATCGCACTCAAAGTGATTACTATCGGCACAGCCACGGAAACACTGGTACATCCGCGAGAAATCTTTCGAGAAGTAGTTAAACAATCAGCTACTAAGTTAATTATCGCCCATAATCACCCCACCGGGTCACTTGTGCCTAGTCAAGACGATATTCTACTCACAGAACAATTATTACAGGGAGCTACCTATCTAGCCATTCCTCTCCTAGATCATTTGATCCTCGGTAATGGCAACTTCCAAAGTCTTCGCCAAATCACAGATCTTTGGGAAAAATATCCCCAAGAAGATTAG
- a CDS encoding aspartate aminotransferase, giving the protein MSVNWTNSRAKRLSALPPYVFARLDELKALARKEGLDLIDLGMGNPDGFAPRPVIEAAIQAFETPQFHGYPPFEGTASFREAIAKWYYRSYGVELNPDNEALPLLGSKEGLSHLALAYVNPGDVVLVPSPAYPAHFRGPLIAGATLYPIILKAEQDWLIDIDSIPEDVAKQAKILYFNYPSNPTAAVAPREFFERIVAWARDYEIMLVHDLCYAELSFDGYQPTSLLEIPGAKEISVEFHTLSKTYNMAGWRVGFVVGNSDIIQGLRTLKTNLDYGIFSVIQKAAETALQLPDEYVKQVQERYRQRRDFLIKGLGQLGWDIPPSKATMYLWVPCSVGMTSTDFALSVLQKTGVVVTPGNAFGEGGEGYVRVSLIADIPRLGEALQRLEDAGIRYQ; this is encoded by the coding sequence ATGAGTGTAAATTGGACGAATAGCCGCGCCAAGCGATTAAGTGCCTTACCCCCCTACGTTTTCGCCCGCTTGGATGAATTAAAAGCCTTAGCCCGCAAAGAAGGACTAGATTTAATCGATTTAGGCATGGGCAACCCGGACGGGTTTGCCCCGCGTCCAGTTATCGAAGCGGCCATTCAAGCTTTTGAAACCCCCCAATTTCACGGTTATCCACCCTTTGAAGGAACCGCCAGTTTCCGAGAGGCGATCGCTAAATGGTATTATCGCTCTTATGGTGTGGAACTCAATCCCGATAACGAAGCTTTACCGCTGCTAGGTTCCAAAGAGGGCCTATCTCACCTGGCTTTGGCTTATGTTAACCCTGGCGATGTGGTCTTGGTTCCCAGTCCCGCCTATCCCGCCCATTTTCGCGGTCCGTTGATTGCTGGGGCGACGCTATACCCGATCATTTTAAAAGCGGAACAGGATTGGCTGATAGATATCGATTCTATCCCCGAAGATGTGGCTAAACAGGCGAAAATCCTCTATTTTAACTATCCCAGTAACCCCACCGCCGCCGTTGCCCCTCGGGAATTTTTTGAAAGAATCGTTGCTTGGGCCCGGGACTATGAGATTATGCTCGTCCACGATCTCTGTTATGCTGAATTGAGTTTTGATGGTTATCAGCCCACCAGTTTATTAGAAATTCCGGGGGCAAAAGAGATTAGTGTGGAATTTCATACCCTCTCGAAAACCTATAATATGGCCGGGTGGCGCGTCGGTTTTGTCGTGGGCAATTCCGATATTATTCAAGGGTTACGCACCCTGAAAACCAATCTCGATTATGGTATCTTTTCCGTCATCCAAAAGGCGGCCGAAACCGCCCTACAACTGCCGGATGAATACGTCAAACAAGTACAGGAAAGATACCGGCAGCGACGAGATTTTTTAATCAAAGGTTTGGGGCAATTAGGTTGGGATATTCCCCCCTCTAAGGCGACAATGTATCTCTGGGTTCCCTGTAGCGTCGGTATGACTTCCACGGATTTCGCCCTCAGTGTTTTGCAAAAAACCGGTGTCGTTGTCACTCCGGGCAATGCTTTTGGGGAGGGAGGGGAAGGTTATGTGCGCGTCAGTTTAATCGCCGATATCCCGCGATTAGGGGAAGCTTTACAGCGCCTCGAAGATGCGGGAATTCGCTATCAGTAA
- a CDS encoding FAD-binding oxidoreductase has protein sequence MTAIAVQITSILPPDTTVIAWQQVPKEEQERLSRAIRGKSPEIIVYPANTAALASLVRFANENRLSLLAYGQGSKLDWGGLVESPDILVSSQNLNRIIDHARGDLTITVEAGLKLADLQAFLAPSGQFLPLDPSYAHNATIGGIMATADAGTWRQRYGGVRDLILGFSFIRHDGEIAKAGGRVVKNVAGYDMMKLFTGSYGTLGIIDQITLRLYPETPNSETLIITGNSENISKLSQVIRQSSLTPTVAECLNPGMTQALGLGEKVALLLRFQSIPESISEQSQQVSYLGQQLDCQTNYYRDEEEISLWQRYRKTIDNYDQEGNFFGKIGLLPSNLALVIDQINGLASINISSGVGKVILKSEENLDKIRSLCHGNQGYLTVLTAPPSLKEKIEPWGYTGNAITMMKTLKTKFDPHGIFSPERFLNKI, from the coding sequence ATGACTGCGATCGCTGTTCAGATAACTTCTATTTTACCCCCCGACACGACGGTTATTGCCTGGCAACAAGTGCCAAAAGAGGAACAAGAAAGATTATCAAGGGCAATTAGGGGCAAAAGTCCTGAAATTATAGTCTATCCCGCTAATACGGCCGCTTTAGCCTCTCTGGTGCGTTTTGCCAACGAAAATCGTCTGTCTTTATTGGCCTACGGTCAAGGCAGTAAATTAGATTGGGGTGGATTAGTCGAGTCGCCCGATATTTTAGTTAGTAGCCAAAATCTCAACCGGATTATTGACCATGCTAGGGGAGATTTAACTATAACTGTGGAAGCTGGTCTTAAACTAGCAGATTTACAGGCTTTTTTGGCTCCTAGCGGTCAATTTCTTCCTCTTGATCCCAGTTATGCCCATAATGCCACGATTGGCGGTATTATGGCCACGGCCGATGCGGGAACATGGCGGCAAAGATACGGTGGAGTCCGGGATCTGATCCTAGGATTCTCCTTTATCCGTCACGATGGCGAGATTGCTAAAGCTGGAGGGCGTGTGGTGAAAAATGTGGCGGGATACGACATGATGAAGCTATTTACGGGTTCCTACGGCACTTTAGGGATTATCGATCAAATTACCCTGCGACTCTATCCCGAAACCCCTAACTCAGAAACCCTGATAATCACTGGAAATAGCGAAAATATTAGCAAATTGAGTCAAGTTATTCGGCAATCGTCCCTAACTCCCACCGTGGCTGAATGTTTAAACCCAGGGATGACGCAAGCACTAGGATTAGGGGAAAAAGTCGCTTTACTGCTGCGTTTTCAAAGCATTCCCGAAAGTATTAGCGAACAATCGCAACAGGTGAGTTATTTAGGGCAACAGTTAGACTGTCAGACTAATTATTATCGGGATGAGGAAGAAATTTCTCTATGGCAAAGATACCGAAAAACAATCGATAATTATGACCAAGAGGGCAATTTTTTCGGCAAAATAGGATTATTACCTAGCAATTTAGCTCTAGTTATCGACCAAATTAACGGACTAGCCTCGATTAATATTAGTAGCGGCGTGGGTAAAGTTATCTTAAAATCGGAGGAAAATCTTGACAAAATTCGCTCTTTATGCCATGGCAATCAGGGTTATTTAACGGTGTTAACCGCGCCGCCATCGCTAAAAGAAAAAATTGAACCTTGGGGCTATACAGGTAACGCGATTACCATGATGAAAACCCTAAAAACTAAATTCGATCCTCACGGTATTTTTAGTCCTGAACGCTTTCTTAACAAAATCTAA
- a CDS encoding (Fe-S)-binding protein, giving the protein MQTSDNSVNFQELIDQKNQGFDPKNPPAQELIDSCVHCGFCLSTCPSYRVIGKEMDSPRGRIYLMNAINKGEAVLDETTSQHFDTCLGCLACVSTCPSGVQYDQLIAAVRPQVERNQPRSFKDKIIRFLIFNLFPYPVRLKLFLPFLWLYQILGLQTLVRKSGILKMLFPRLAAMESILPKITLNSLFKNYADVIPSQTEKRYRVGVVLGCVQRLFFSPVNEATVRVLTANGCEVVIPKTQGCCAALPAHQGQEKQAQSLARQMIDSFAETEVDYIIINAAGCGHTLKEYHHILADDPEYKDKAKEFVAKVRDAQEFLAAVGLTADLSPITETELTLVYQDACHLLHGQKISVQPRQLLQKIPNINLKEPIDAALCCGSAGVYNMLQPDTADELGQQKVRNLLNTGAAVIASPNPGCSLQIKKHLQLQGKDTPVIHPIELLDYAIRGLKIS; this is encoded by the coding sequence ATGCAAACCTCCGATAATTCCGTTAACTTTCAAGAATTAATCGACCAAAAAAATCAAGGATTTGACCCCAAGAATCCCCCTGCCCAAGAATTAATCGATAGTTGTGTTCACTGTGGTTTTTGTCTATCTACCTGTCCCAGTTATCGAGTCATTGGCAAAGAAATGGACTCCCCCCGGGGCAGAATTTATCTGATGAATGCCATCAACAAAGGGGAAGCAGTTTTAGACGAAACCACTAGCCAACATTTTGATACTTGTTTAGGTTGTTTAGCCTGTGTTAGTACCTGTCCATCGGGAGTACAATACGATCAATTAATCGCCGCAGTCCGTCCGCAGGTGGAACGCAATCAACCCCGCAGTTTTAAAGATAAAATTATTCGTTTTCTCATTTTTAATCTCTTTCCCTATCCCGTCCGTCTCAAATTATTTTTACCCTTCCTCTGGTTATATCAAATCCTGGGACTACAAACCCTAGTCAGGAAATCGGGTATCTTAAAAATGCTCTTTCCCCGTCTAGCGGCCATGGAATCAATTTTACCCAAAATTACTCTAAATTCTCTGTTTAAAAACTATGCCGATGTTATTCCCTCCCAAACGGAAAAACGCTATCGGGTGGGAGTAGTTTTAGGTTGTGTGCAGCGCCTCTTTTTCTCGCCGGTAAATGAAGCAACAGTGCGGGTTTTAACTGCCAATGGTTGCGAAGTGGTTATCCCAAAAACCCAGGGTTGTTGTGCCGCTTTACCCGCACACCAAGGACAGGAAAAACAAGCACAAAGTTTAGCCAGACAAATGATCGATAGTTTCGCAGAAACCGAGGTTGATTATATTATTATCAATGCGGCGGGTTGTGGTCATACTCTCAAGGAATATCATCATATTTTAGCCGATGATCCTGAATATAAAGATAAGGCTAAGGAGTTTGTGGCTAAAGTACGCGATGCTCAAGAATTTTTGGCAGCAGTGGGATTAACTGCTGATTTATCCCCGATTACCGAGACAGAATTAACCCTAGTTTATCAAGATGCCTGTCATCTTTTACACGGACAAAAAATCTCGGTGCAGCCACGACAATTATTGCAAAAAATCCCCAATATTAACTTAAAAGAACCTATCGATGCGGCCCTGTGTTGTGGTAGTGCCGGAGTTTATAATATGCTACAGCCAGATACTGCCGATGAATTAGGTCAGCAGAAAGTACGCAATTTATTAAATACTGGGGCTGCGGTGATTGCTTCTCCTAATCCGGGTTGTTCCCTACAAATTAAAAAACATCTACAATTACAGGGAAAAGATACACCCGTTATTCATCCTATCGAATTATTAGATTATGCGATTCGCGGGCTGAAAATTTCCTAG
- a CDS encoding homoserine dehydrogenase yields the protein MTFKIGLLGFGVVGTGTAKILLDPFGRHPVLKEITIGRVGVRSLDKPREIELSPQLLTTDLESIVTDPEIDIIVELLGGLEPARSLILKAIASGKHVVTANKAVIARFGDEIYAKANEKGVYVLLEAAVGGGIPVIKPLKQSLGANRISSIMGIVNGTTNYILTEMSQKGADFSEVLAKAQELGYAEADPTADVDGFDAADKIAILASLGFGGRVKREDVYCEGIRQVSAVDIAYADRLGFVIKLLAIAKDTVKEDSDTLELRVHPTLVPKTHPLANANGVYNAILVEGEPLGQVMFYGPGAGSGPTASAVVSDVMNIVGILKSSGKTRELDPLLSCIHQHYCQIAPMEDLSTRFYARFLCRDVPGVIGHLGMAFGDHGVSLESVVQIGIRGDLAEIVVVTHDVREGNFRSALAAIESLEAIDSIPSILRVL from the coding sequence GTGACCTTTAAGATTGGTTTACTCGGTTTCGGGGTTGTGGGGACGGGAACAGCGAAAATCCTCCTCGATCCTTTTGGTCGTCATCCCGTACTCAAAGAGATTACCATTGGACGAGTGGGAGTTAGATCCCTAGATAAACCGAGAGAAATCGAGCTTTCTCCCCAGCTGTTGACCACTGACCTAGAATCGATCGTTACTGACCCCGAAATTGATATTATTGTCGAATTATTGGGGGGTTTGGAACCAGCACGCTCTTTAATTCTCAAGGCAATCGCATCGGGAAAGCACGTTGTTACGGCAAATAAAGCGGTTATTGCCCGTTTTGGCGATGAAATCTACGCCAAGGCCAACGAAAAGGGGGTTTATGTCCTTCTAGAAGCGGCCGTGGGTGGTGGAATTCCCGTCATTAAACCCTTAAAACAATCCCTCGGCGCTAATCGCATCAGCAGCATCATGGGAATTGTCAACGGCACAACTAACTATATTCTCACGGAAATGAGCCAAAAAGGGGCAGATTTTAGTGAAGTGCTGGCCAAAGCTCAGGAATTAGGCTATGCAGAAGCGGATCCCACTGCGGACGTGGATGGATTCGACGCGGCCGATAAAATTGCCATTTTAGCTTCTTTGGGTTTTGGAGGTCGGGTAAAACGGGAAGATGTTTACTGTGAAGGTATCCGGCAAGTTAGCGCCGTCGATATCGCCTACGCTGATAGACTGGGATTTGTGATTAAATTATTAGCGATCGCAAAAGATACGGTTAAGGAAGATTCCGATACCCTAGAGTTGCGGGTTCATCCGACCCTAGTACCGAAAACCCATCCCCTCGCTAATGCTAACGGAGTCTATAACGCTATTCTCGTCGAGGGGGAACCCTTGGGCCAAGTGATGTTTTATGGACCGGGTGCCGGTAGCGGACCGACGGCCAGCGCGGTAGTATCGGATGTGATGAATATCGTCGGAATTTTAAAAAGTAGTGGCAAAACCAGGGAACTTGACCCGCTTTTAAGCTGTATTCACCAGCATTATTGTCAAATCGCCCCGATGGAGGATTTATCGACCCGTTTTTATGCTCGTTTTCTCTGTCGCGATGTGCCGGGGGTAATCGGTCATTTAGGTATGGCTTTCGGCGACCATGGGGTTAGTCTAGAGTCCGTGGTACAAATTGGTATTAGGGGTGATTTAGCCGAAATTGTCGTTGTCACCCACGATGTACGCGAGGGCAATTTCCGGAGTGCTTTGGCAGCAATAGAGTCTTTAGAAGCTATTGACAGTATTCCCAGTATTCTCCGGGTTTTGTAG